In Zea mays cultivar B73 chromosome 7, Zm-B73-REFERENCE-NAM-5.0, whole genome shotgun sequence, the following proteins share a genomic window:
- the LOC111589745 gene encoding protein MATERNALLY EXPRESSED GENE 1-like has translation MENKKRVDALVFFSLLLLGYFAAHAHGKGHVTNDIGVSTLAKEGIMRGKGAQCAQGFLPCKDNKCYCCIGGRTHGCYSTLAECSHACF, from the exons ATGGAAAACAAAAAGAGGGTGGATGCACTAGTGTTTTTCTCGTTACTTCTCCTCGGATACTTTGCTGCTCATGCGCATGGGAAGG GTCATGTCACAAATGATATCGGTGTTTCTACTCTAGCTAAAGAAGGAATTATGCGAGGAAAAGGAGCACAATGCGCTCAAGGGTTTCTTCCATGCAAAGATAACAAGTGCTACTGCTGCATTGGTGGCCGAACTCATGGTTGCTACTCTACGCTGGCTGAGTGTAGTCATGCCTGCTTCTAA